The window gatccccagtgagccccgttgggcagagccccggtgaCCCCGTTCTGGGTGAACCCggttgggtggggggaaggtgttggagagatttctttcccctctgcttgtcctggtgtgatttggttggtaataaattccctccctgtgcccgggCCGGGTCTGTTGTGCCCGTGCCGGATTTGCTGAGGgatctctcccgctccttgtccccaggcaggaaccctcggttccattttctgtccctgtgcggctgcggggggcagggacagagcggctctggggggtgcctggcatGGGGCCAGCGTCACCCCTCGCCACgggcacccctgagaccccgcgcagccgggcacacatttctgggcacagctgagctcccagctgcgcagcgccccaaggctccccgggcctggaaaagccccagccggggctgcagcgtcCCGGAACCGCTCAGCCAATCCAAACGCAGCCAAAACGCgctgcagccaatgggagcgcgagGAGTTGAGGAGTCATCGGTTGTGCGGCAGAGCCTCGGCAATCGGTGCCCAAAAGTGCTCGGAGCCaatgagagcgcgcggcgctgctgagcccgcgctgctccggactggtgctgccagcgcagcgcggccgctctggggctggtgctccctgggcggcgctggccatggggcgagtggcggcagctggggccgtactggtggcactggtggtgctgggagcccccccggctgcgggcgcggagctctcgggagagcggggggggggggcgggaggcggtgggacaggggggagaatggggaaaagggggcggtgggagcccgaaattgcaggggcaggaggaggaggggaccccTAAAGGAAGagcgggaggggctgaggatggggggcaggtgaggaaggggtgcgagagggtgggaaagtggggaaaaggggagagtaggaccccaaacctgagcgGGAAGGAAGGCAGGGCTTTTGGTAAATTGTGTTTAAAAGgttgggaaagaggaaaaggagtaaatgggaccccaaaactcatCTGGGGAGAGGCTGAAAGTCGGAGGGGAGAGGATGTGGAAGGGCAAATGGGGGAAGGGTGCAAAAGAGGAAGTGGCAGCTCGGGCAGGAAGGAGCCAAGGTGGCCCTGGGGCAAAGGGGGTGCGGAGTGGGGATCCGGGGTGGATCCCggagctctggggctggtgggggggcacccccggacctgtgtcctgcacacacaggggtgtTCCAGTACGTGGGAAAGTCCGAGTGTCACTTCATGAACGGCACGGAGAAGGTGAGGTACCTGAGCAGGTTCATCTACAATCGGGAGCAGTACGCGATGTTCGACTGCGACGTGGGGCACTTTTTGGGGTTCACCCCCTATggggagacagcagccaggtatTGGAACAGCGACCCAGACGTTATGGAGCAAAAAAGGGCTGCGGCGGACTGGCTGTGCCGGTACAACCACGATTATCTCAGCCCGTTCCTCACGGAGCGCCGAGGTGAGCGCGGGGCAGAGCGTGTCCCctcgggccctgccctgccaatgaccctggagcccctcaaaacctccctggaatcggcccagagccctcagccctccttgtgcccatccccgagaccttgtgtccctgccactgacccccgtggctctcccagtccatcccagtctctcccagtgcctcccggcTGTCCATCTCAGCCTAGCGTGGTGCTGCCGcctctcagccaatcagagcgcgtgTCTCTGATGACtcatcagttgccaggcagacccgCAGCGCCGAGTGCCCCGCACTGGACTCGGCCTCCCAGTGCCGCGCGCTTcgttcccagttcctcccagtgccgccccagtccctcccagtccattcccagttcactcctagacctccatcctccctcccagtgccccccatcccctcccatctctctgagtgccaccccagtccttcccagtccattcccagtccctcccaaggccaccccacccctcccctctctctcccagttttctctctcccagttccccccagctgatcccagtctGTTCCCGCTCtctcccaatgtcccccagCGTGCCCATCTCGCTGGTGCCCTCGAGCTcccagccggggctgctccgtgatggatttctaccctgcccacacccagctgaggtggttccagggccagcaggagctctctgtggaGGCCACCGACATGGTCCCCAACAAGGACTGGACctaccagctcctggtgctgctggaaacaCCCCCCTGGCGCGGGCTCACCTGCAGCTGTCAGTTGGAGCACATCAGCACATCAGGTGTGGAAGGGCTGAGAAGTGGTTTcaaggatgctggggagggtgggatggtTCTGGCGGTCCTgctggacactgggagggagtttggaggtgctgggtgtgactgggaagGATTGGAGTGAGTctagaggagctggaaggagattggggatggaaaagcagagcttgGGATGAGGTTGGTTGTGCTGGGAAGAGACTAGGAGGGGTCAGGGTGAGTCCTGgtgaggctgggaagggactgggagagggttTGTGGGTCCTGGGGCGGTGGGAGGCAACTGGAAGGGGGCTGTGGGATCCTGAGAAGGATGGGCAAGGCTTTGGTGGGTCCTGGGGAGGCCGGGAAGGGATCGGGGGGAGGTTTCAgggggttctgggtgggatGGGGGTGACTGGGAAGGTACTTGGAGTGGCTTGGGgtgtctctgagaggttttgggaGGTCCTTACCCCTGCAGACCCCCCAGAGATGCCACTGGATGCCGCCCGCAGCAAGATGCTGTCAGGGATCGGGGGCTCCAAGTTGGGCTTCGTCTTCCTGGCGCTGGGGCTCAGCTTCTAGGAGCTTGTGTGCTCCTTCCCCGGGGCTCcagcccggtgtcacccccttttctctgcacacagagctcctgagccgCCGCCGGCTGCAGTCCCTTCCCGTGGTCTTGGGGCCGGCCGGTACCCCCCCGCTTCATCCCCAcgctgattttgggggggtcgtgtgtccccccagccctgatgtcactctgcccctgcccgcctgctcccagtgttcccTGTAAAGCTTCCCAGTTAAACCCAGCCCAGGTtatggggggcagtggggagggacTTGGGGGGACCCCACGCGGGGGCCGGgactgggcagggagggtggggtccaggtggggaacACTGGGTGCTGCGGGTCTGCCcggcaactggtgagtcatcagccTCGctcgctctgattggctgactCTTGTCCATCGCGTTCTCTCATTGGCTGAGGAGAGGCCCGGGACTGGAGAGAAGCAACGGCAGAGATCCCGCCCCGAGCACCGGCACGGGGACAAcagacccagcctgggcacacggagggaatttattaccaaccaaacacagcagcacaagcagaagggaaagaaatccctccaacaccttccccccacccaacggGGATCACCCACAACAGGGCTTATCCACGATGGAGAGACGGGGACAGCCGAGTTTAGACCAGAAGCCAATTTCATTGAGGGTACCAGGTGTTTATACAGGGTTTTACTTGTGTGGTGCTCAGACAGGGCTCGATGTTTGCTAACAATTTCCCATTGGTTACACATTCTTCATGACATCACGGCACCTGGGAACATTATCTTATCACAAAGTCTCACAACAGGTTGCTTGGTCACTTCTTGCCCAGGGAGACTtaaactgtgtctgtgtctcccacAGTTTCTGCTCAGTCAGGCCTCAGATATCGGCCCCTTTATCAGctccattgttttcctctctgttttattccccattcccgggcaccagggctctgcccaacgggggtcactggggatcatccagcccggatcctcccatgggggatggagctggagcagcccacaaagctcttccctcactcacTTCCCTCACttcaagctcttccctcactcggGGCCCTCCCAGGGTTTCCCTTAGTGGTgtctccgttggtgttgggtcaaatTTGagttcctggagaagctcttcccacactccccacactcgtagggcctctccccggcgtggatgcgccggtgcctGGTGAGGTGGGAgttttgcttgaagcccttcccgcagttggggcagcggaagggcctctcctctgtgtgaatccgctcatGTCTGAGGAGATcagagctggtctgaaacctcttcccacactggggacactcgtagggcctctccccagtgtggatgcgctggtgtctTCTAAGGTCTGAGATCcacacaaagctcttcccacattccgAGCAGGTGTAGGgctgttccccagtgtggatcacctggtgccGGATCAGGTCTGAGCTTGTTCTGaatcccttcccacactccccacactcgtagggccgttccccaatgtggatcctctggtgccgGATCAGattggagctgcagctgaaaccctgcccacattccaagcacttgtggggcttctccctgccatgagccttcttcaccagctccgagctctggctggaTCTTCGGccgccttcctggctcaggcgggctctttcctccccacagctccctgggctgggtttgcagcccctcctcctgcaggatctccggggcttttcctcctcctccatccagccacgcCACGGGAATgaaaaatcctgctttggggaaaaaacaagaggagagCACCTCGGACTGGAGGTTCCTCCTTGCCACACTTCATCTCAGGAAGTCATTGGGAATCTTGTGTCTGTGagaacctccaaaacaccaagattaagcccaaaaaaaaaccaaaaaaaaaacttcaagaCACAGatcaaaaacaccccaaaccccacaattcagcaaaaacctcctccaaaacataaagattcagctgccacataaaaccaaagcaccaacatttagccaaagcaagctcagaaacaccaagattcaccccgtgaaaatcctggatccccctccactgtcacctgctgcatgtggggggagcagcgctcctggggctggggggaggctgcagacacagggaggggtggaaccttgtgctgcttcctgtttctcctcctcctcctcctgtgtctctgctcttccttacactcctcttcctcctgctattcctccttctcctgcacaatgccaccttctcctgccacgtccatcctttgaccattttgttcctcaaccctgcttctccttcccttctcctcctgcccccaggcccagcacccactgccggctccctcttccccccaaacccacagcatcccagcgcaggggcagggatggagctggggcaggtcgggctggggcagcgctgggctctcggccgcttccgcccgcactcggtccccactgcagccgctcccgccaggacagcgcgggggggcccggccttggcgctgccccactcccacctccccaaattcccctcgcgggggcgatggggccgaggggggggcgcaggtgggctccaggtggggaacgctgggagctgcgagtctgcctggcaactggtgagtcatcagcgccctgcgctctgattggctgagctctgcctgagggctggggctgcagcaaagaggggacaccctgctccaggggggatgtcccgaaaacgggggacccccatgaaaggaacaagaggaaagtgtctttacaaacagatgctgtgaaTCTGCTCCGAGATACGGCCAGGGACCTGTGCATaaggaagtgacaggagaagccaTCGTTTTCAGGACATGTTATCAATTGatgacacagactgctgctcagccaaggtCCTGCTCAATTCATGAACTTCCAGAAGAACAACAAAGACTTGACAGAACCAGGAATATTGTCTGCTATGCAATACTGGGGTGCATATGAAGGGAGTATGTA of the Anomalospiza imberbis isolate Cuckoo-Finch-1a 21T00152 chromosome 36, ASM3175350v1, whole genome shotgun sequence genome contains:
- the LOC137464089 gene encoding LOW QUALITY PROTEIN: class II histocompatibility antigen, B-L beta chain-like (The sequence of the model RefSeq protein was modified relative to this genomic sequence to represent the inferred CDS: inserted 2 bases in 1 codon); the protein is MGRVAAAGAVLVALVVLGAPPAAGAELSGERGGGAGGGVFQYVGKSECHFMNGTEKVRYLSRFIYNREQYAMFDCDVGHFLGFTPYGETAARYWNSDPDVMEQKRAAADWLCRYNHDYLSPFLTERRVPPHVPISLVPSSSQPGXCSVMDFYPAHTQLRWFQGQQELSVEATDMVPNKDWTYQLLVLLETPPWRGLTCSCQLEHISTSGVEGLRNPPEMPLDAARSKMLSGIGGSKLGFVFLALGLSF